From one Spiroplasma endosymbiont of Lasioglossum villosulum genomic stretch:
- a CDS encoding rolling circle replication-associated protein, with protein MDIQQDFYIKKVFYACYVKNIVLPISFLTNIGNKKGKCYVGNKQKLRNSTIRTKTNLIQKALHNFYNSKMLSFVTLTYKDNMQDVKKAKKDIGLFFIKLQKWWNDPKRFSYLGELKYFYVYEYQSRGAIHFHIIFNRKIHKSMLAEWWNHGFNDLRVVKKGTNEFVIKYLGKYVTKAIDDVKSLNQTDVGVKAYAFVVIVKILLWFVVLRN; from the coding sequence ATGGATATTCAGCAAGATTTTTATATTAAAAAAGTTTTTTATGCTTGTTATGTAAAAAATATAGTATTACCTATTTCATTTTTGACTAATATTGGAAATAAAAAAGGTAAATGTTATGTTGGTAATAAGCAAAAATTAAGAAATAGTACTATTCGTACTAAAACTAATTTAATTCAAAAAGCATTACATAATTTTTATAATAGTAAGATGTTAAGTTTTGTTACTTTAACTTATAAAGATAATATGCAAGATGTTAAAAAAGCAAAAAAAGATATTGGTTTATTTTTTATTAAATTACAAAAGTGATGAAATGACCCTAAACGTTTTTCATATTTGGGAGAATTAAAATATTTTTATGTTTATGAGTATCAATCTCGTGGCGCTATTCATTTTCATATAATTTTCAATAGAAAGATACATAAAAGTATGTTAGCAGAGTGATGAAATCATGGTTTTAATGATTTAAGAGTAGTTAAAAAAGGTACTAATGAATTTGTTATTAAATATTTAGGAAAGTATGTTACAAAAGCAATAGATGATGTTAAGTCTTTAAATCAAACTGATGTAGGTGTAAAAGCCTATGCTTTTGTCGTAATTGTAAAAATCCTATTGTGGTTCGTGGTATTAAGAAATTAA
- a CDS encoding energy-coupling factor transporter ATPase, whose product MSIKFKEVSYTYSPKTPYQYQALKDITIEIVEQKIVAIIGETGSGKSTMIQHINGLLVPMAGSVAINDFIIKANQKKIRDIKKIRKQIGLVFQFPEYQLFEETIERDIMFGPVNFGEKKDKARELAKKYINLVGLDETYLSRSPFDLSGGQKRRVAIAGILALQGHTLILDEPTAGLDPDGEKELINLFYDLNHKENKTIILVTHNMNHVLMVADEVIVLHNTQIYKKADPITIFRDKKLITETGIEPPKIYSFLYKLEAAGFDTSKITARSDSELIDQLSKILSKKNSNKK is encoded by the coding sequence ATGTCAATTAAATTCAAAGAAGTAAGTTATACTTATTCTCCAAAAACCCCTTATCAATATCAAGCATTAAAAGATATTACTATTGAAATTGTTGAACAAAAAATAGTTGCTATTATTGGTGAAACTGGTAGTGGTAAATCAACTATGATTCAACATATTAATGGTTTATTAGTTCCAATGGCAGGTTCAGTTGCCATTAATGATTTTATTATTAAGGCTAATCAAAAAAAAATTCGTGATATTAAAAAAATACGTAAACAAATTGGCTTAGTCTTTCAATTTCCCGAATATCAGTTATTTGAAGAAACTATTGAACGAGATATTATGTTTGGACCAGTTAATTTTGGTGAGAAAAAAGATAAAGCACGAGAGTTAGCAAAAAAATATATTAATTTGGTTGGATTAGACGAAACATACTTATCAAGAAGTCCGTTTGATTTGTCTGGTGGTCAAAAACGAAGAGTTGCTATTGCTGGTATTTTGGCATTACAAGGTCATACTTTAATTTTAGATGAACCAACAGCAGGACTTGATCCCGATGGTGAAAAAGAATTAATTAATTTATTTTATGATTTAAATCATAAAGAAAACAAAACTATTATTTTAGTAACTCATAATATGAATCATGTACTAATGGTTGCTGATGAAGTTATTGTATTACATAATACACAGATTTATAAAAAAGCAGATCCAATTACTATTTTTAGAGATAAAAAATTAATTACCGAAACCGGAATTGAACCACCAAAAATTTATAGTTTTTTATATAAATTAGAAGCAGCAGGATTTGATACATCAAAAATTACTGCTAGAAGTGATTCAGAATTAATTGACCAGCTATCAAAAATATTATCCAAAAAAAATAGCAATAAAAAGTAA
- a CDS encoding IS30 family transposase, which produces MSYKHLGIDERIYIENQLKFKFKISEIAKNLNRSISTIIREINRNKDNNHYFSLIAQNKAENRKQSHISFHKFKNKNLVKYVQQKLLLGWSPEQIYGRIKNFHKEWVISFKTIYTWIYFGMLDKVTSKNLRRKGKKRKSKENRGKFNGKSIKERDINVNDRITLGHWEGDTIVSSRGKSKSCLITLVERVSRFTLAILVKNRTTKVINKNVSYYLSILPKNIVKTITFDRGKEFSNWQQLEKNLDIKIYFANPYSPWQRGTNENTNGLIREKFPKKFIFSKTNKNEVHKFILSLNQRPRKILNYLSPIEYLDRKII; this is translated from the coding sequence ATGAGTTATAAACATCTTGGCATAGATGAAAGGATTTATATTGAGAATCAATTGAAATTTAAATTTAAAATTAGTGAAATAGCTAAAAATCTTAATCGAAGTATTAGTACTATTATTCGAGAAATTAATAGAAATAAAGATAATAATCATTATTTTTCATTAATTGCACAAAATAAAGCTGAAAATCGAAAACAATCACATATTAGTTTTCATAAGTTTAAAAATAAGAATTTAGTAAAATATGTACAACAAAAATTACTATTAGGTTGATCACCTGAACAAATTTATGGCAGAATTAAAAATTTTCATAAAGAGTGAGTTATTAGTTTTAAAACAATTTATACTTGAATTTATTTTGGAATGCTTGATAAAGTTACTAGTAAAAATTTAAGAAGAAAAGGTAAAAAACGAAAATCTAAAGAAAATCGTGGCAAGTTTAATGGTAAATCAATTAAAGAACGAGATATAAATGTTAATGATCGTATAACACTTGGTCATTGAGAAGGAGATACTATAGTATCATCACGAGGTAAAAGCAAATCATGTTTAATAACTTTAGTTGAAAGAGTATCACGATTTACTTTAGCAATATTAGTTAAAAACAGAACTACTAAAGTTATTAATAAAAATGTTAGTTATTATTTATCAATTCTTCCTAAAAACATTGTTAAAACTATTACTTTTGATCGTGGCAAAGAATTTTCAAATTGACAACAACTTGAAAAAAATTTAGATATAAAAATTTATTTTGCCAATCCATATTCACCTTGACAAAGAGGTACTAATGAAAATACTAATGGTTTAATTAGAGAAAAATTTCCTAAAAAATTTATTTTTTCAAAAACTAATAAAAATGAAGTTCATAAATTTATATTGTCTTTAAACCAAAGACCAAGAAAAATACTAAATTATCTTTCACCAATCGAATATTTGGATAGAAAAATAATTTAG
- a CDS encoding energy-coupling factor transporter ATPase — MSKSKISLSLKNVEFRYKPEYNNAVDNVSFDINHGEYITIIGHNGSGKSTLSKIIIGVLHKQKGTIQLFGETITNKNIKQLRRHLGIVFQNPDNQFIGSTVRDDIAFGLENHLVEPSDMPAIIDRVSRAVGMEKYLDHEPLWLSGGQKQRVAIASVLALEPDIIIFDEATSMLDPKGKREVKEIMLKLQEQRNKTIISITHDMDEIINADKIIVMNKGKLVRYGTPSEILKEWEFLQSIHLDIPFVLKVSLGLKNKGININETLSEEELISSLCQLNSKK, encoded by the coding sequence ATGAGTAAATCTAAAATTTCATTAAGTTTAAAAAATGTTGAATTTCGTTATAAACCAGAATACAATAACGCTGTTGATAATGTTAGTTTTGATATTAATCATGGTGAATATATTACTATAATTGGTCATAATGGTAGTGGTAAGTCAACACTTTCAAAAATTATTATTGGTGTTTTACACAAACAAAAAGGTACAATTCAATTATTTGGTGAAACAATTACTAATAAAAACATTAAACAATTACGTCGTCACTTAGGTATTGTTTTTCAAAATCCTGATAATCAATTTATAGGTTCAACTGTTCGTGATGATATTGCTTTTGGCTTGGAAAATCATTTAGTTGAACCCAGTGATATGCCAGCAATTATTGACAGAGTTTCTAGGGCAGTGGGTATGGAAAAATATTTAGATCATGAACCGCTATGATTATCTGGTGGTCAAAAACAACGTGTAGCTATTGCTTCAGTTTTAGCTTTAGAACCTGATATTATTATTTTTGATGAGGCAACTAGTATGCTTGATCCAAAAGGTAAACGAGAAGTTAAAGAAATTATGTTAAAATTACAAGAACAACGCAATAAAACTATTATTTCTATTACTCATGATATGGATGAAATTATTAATGCCGATAAAATTATTGTTATGAATAAAGGTAAGTTAGTTCGTTATGGAACTCCATCTGAAATATTAAAAGAATGAGAGTTTTTACAAAGTATTCATTTAGATATTCCTTTTGTTTTAAAAGTATCGTTAGGTTTAAAAAATAAGGGGATTAATATTAATGAAACATTAAGTGAAGAGGAGTTGATTTCTAGCTTATGTCAATTAAATTCAAAGAAGTAA
- a CDS encoding HAD family acid phosphatase codes for MKKILKIISGLIIITSTSLSAIGCYKNNNIYDLKVLQSIIWQESAERKISLLNTFRAAIKQYDDVIEANKKHLSLDVIYATANKPNAKNDEEDKNYTVHYNQSKIEANKYVPIVITDLDETFINNIGFSIYKFFNPKMKDMDYEFKKWVDHQVNFEEQLYNGVLEFVKHVWKSGGIVLFDSNRFQGENIKYGDEAIPTKKLLENNYYPKAFLDSYVWWMQGVTKYDSNNYKDLISKENRFNYINNNNFKLSSKDKNSMQIKNWENDLVPIKNVPSHIIMRLGDNINDFHSNLTNSKLIDKISLKNELINNKNFNNLIGKVGDEFWFTKNENGEIIEHYWKENEKNSLIDSDLKNLGFVKEIKLEEGKINWKETYVLVGGNDVYGNFLWDLEKKYGSNLDNWLNLLKHYFKKYENIWK; via the coding sequence ATGAAAAAAATATTAAAAATAATAAGTGGTTTAATAATTATTACAAGTACAAGTTTAAGCGCTATTGGATGTTATAAAAATAACAATATTTATGATTTAAAAGTGTTACAATCAATAATTTGACAAGAATCAGCAGAAAGAAAAATATCATTATTAAATACTTTTCGTGCAGCAATAAAACAGTATGATGATGTTATAGAAGCAAATAAAAAACATTTATCATTAGATGTTATTTACGCAACCGCAAATAAACCTAATGCCAAAAATGATGAAGAAGATAAAAATTATACTGTGCATTATAATCAATCAAAAATTGAAGCTAATAAATATGTACCTATTGTTATTACTGATTTGGATGAAACATTCATAAATAATATTGGTTTTTCAATTTATAAATTTTTTAATCCAAAAATGAAAGATATGGATTATGAATTTAAAAAATGAGTTGATCATCAAGTCAATTTTGAAGAACAACTTTATAATGGAGTTTTAGAATTTGTTAAACATGTATGAAAAAGTGGTGGTATTGTTTTATTTGATTCAAATCGTTTTCAAGGCGAAAATATCAAGTATGGAGATGAAGCAATACCAACTAAAAAACTACTAGAAAATAATTATTATCCAAAGGCATTTCTTGATAGTTATGTTTGATGAATGCAAGGAGTAACTAAATATGATTCAAATAATTATAAAGATTTAATATCAAAAGAAAATCGTTTTAATTATATTAATAATAACAATTTTAAATTATCATCAAAAGATAAAAATAGTATGCAAATAAAAAATTGAGAAAATGATTTAGTACCAATAAAAAATGTACCATCACATATTATAATGAGATTGGGTGATAACATTAATGATTTTCATTCTAATTTAACTAATTCAAAATTAATTGATAAAATATCATTAAAAAATGAATTAATAAATAATAAAAATTTTAATAACTTAATTGGTAAAGTGGGAGATGAATTTTGATTTACAAAAAATGAAAATGGAGAAATAATAGAACATTATTGAAAAGAAAATGAAAAAAATAGTTTAATTGATAGTGATCTAAAAAACCTTGGTTTTGTAAAAGAAATTAAACTAGAAGAAGGAAAAATTAATTGAAAAGAAACTTATGTACTGGTTGGTGGTAATGATGTATATGGTAATTTTTTATGAGATTTAGAAAAAAAATATGGTTCTAATTTAGATAATTGATTAAATTTACTAAAACATTATTTCAAAAAATATGAAAATATATGAAAATAA
- a CDS encoding DUF402 domain-containing protein, which translates to MYLKEGQILSIHAYKHNGDLYRSWNNSIVLEDTEKYLVLVNENVTITEINGRKWTTVDPAIWLFFKNDWYNIICMIRNDGVHYYCNIASPFILDSQTVKYIDYDLDIKVFPNRSYKLLDLKEFKTNRRIWKYPIPLQNILWQNINKLKKGVKKNEINLFNDDVILNYWKNYQNQSLQK; encoded by the coding sequence ATGTACCTTAAAGAAGGGCAAATACTTTCAATTCATGCATATAAGCATAATGGCGATTTATATCGTAGTTGAAATAATTCAATTGTTTTAGAAGATACTGAAAAATATTTAGTTTTAGTAAATGAGAATGTAACAATTACTGAAATTAATGGTCGTAAATGAACAACCGTTGATCCAGCAATTTGGTTATTTTTTAAAAATGATTGATACAATATTATTTGTATGATTCGTAATGATGGTGTTCATTATTATTGTAATATTGCCAGTCCCTTTATTTTAGATTCGCAAACAGTTAAATACATTGATTATGATTTAGATATTAAAGTATTTCCTAATCGTTCTTATAAACTGTTAGATTTGAAAGAATTTAAAACTAATCGTCGAATATGAAAGTATCCAATACCTTTACAAAATATATTATGACAAAATATAAATAAATTAAAAAAAGGAGTTAAAAAAAATGAAATTAATTTATTTAATGATGATGTAATTTTAAATTATTGAAAAAATTACCAAAACCAAAGTTTACAAAAATAG
- a CDS encoding energy-coupling factor transporter transmembrane component T, whose translation MKVSFGRYLPLNSIIHRVDPRIKLLVLICLIASLFFHTGFEGYALIGFTVITIFFCAKLSFMMLLKLMRPILFMAFILFIINCFLTDGPNVGMIWRWHGIKVSYKAIFVSIYIVLRIYLMILITTILTTTTQPLDLTLALEDLMLPLKLIKFPVHIISMIISIALRSIPTLLDEAGRILKAQASRGVDLKNGHFKEKVKSLVSLIIPLLVSSFQKAEDLAYAMDSRGYDPQGKRTRFRQYHIDFKDIFFFIIGVGLLAFLISYTYHPEIFWRIPFIDDYYSQ comes from the coding sequence ATGAAAGTTAGTTTTGGTCGTTATTTACCTTTAAATTCAATCATTCATCGTGTAGATCCAAGAATTAAATTATTAGTTTTAATTTGTTTAATTGCTTCACTTTTTTTTCATACTGGTTTTGAAGGTTATGCTCTTATTGGTTTTACTGTCATAACAATTTTCTTTTGTGCAAAATTATCTTTTATGATGTTATTAAAATTAATGCGCCCCATTTTATTTATGGCATTTATTTTATTTATAATTAACTGTTTTTTAACTGATGGCCCTAATGTTGGAATGATTTGACGTTGGCATGGTATTAAGGTATCATATAAAGCTATATTTGTTAGTATTTATATTGTTCTTAGAATTTATTTAATGATTTTAATTACAACAATTTTAACAACCACAACACAACCATTAGATTTAACATTAGCATTAGAAGATTTAATGTTACCACTAAAATTAATTAAATTTCCAGTACATATTATTTCAATGATTATTTCTATTGCTCTTCGTTCAATTCCTACATTATTAGATGAAGCCGGTAGAATTTTAAAAGCGCAAGCATCACGTGGTGTAGATTTAAAAAATGGTCATTTTAAAGAAAAAGTTAAATCGTTAGTTTCATTAATTATTCCCTTATTAGTTTCTTCATTTCAAAAAGCAGAAGATTTAGCGTACGCTATGGATTCAAGGGGTTATGATCCACAAGGTAAAAGAACACGTTTTCGTCAATACCATATTGATTTTAAAGATATATTTTTCTTTATTATTGGTGTAGGATTGTTAGCATTTCTTATATCTTATACTTATCATCCAGAAATTTTTTGAAGAATTCCATTTATTGATGATTATTATTCACAATAA